One stretch of Armigeres subalbatus isolate Guangzhou_Male chromosome 2, GZ_Asu_2, whole genome shotgun sequence DNA includes these proteins:
- the LOC134208912 gene encoding uncharacterized protein LOC134208912, which yields MDFLVLGQVTADQPSSSLPLTNWAPPSGMQLADPEFNVSGPIDLVLGSQYFYDFHILDGGRIQIRKLDSALPAFVNTVFGWVAAGESEWPENKTVVNCHLATTETLDSTMQKFWAIEEMMEKPIRSQEEEDCEQHFQATIDRDSTGRYIAQYPKKIGFHEKIGDSRNTALRRFDQLERRDQFNNKGPVIQDDLLDLIIRFRKHTVALVADVAKMYRQVRIHPLQQQKVKTLGVAWETGTDCLRIDIPTLREEEHWTKRLIFSTIAQLYDPLGLVSPVVAWAKIQMQHLWLVSVGWDDKIPYEICGNWKDFYEQLPLLQSFKVPRCVFVPQSTNFHFHVFCDASEAGYGACIYARSTNGEGEHILQLIASKSRVAPIKRLSLPRLELCAALLGAKLYARVSAALRMEGTPCHFWSDSTVTLHWIQSPPNTWQTFVGNRTSEIQLLTHGHKWAHVKGTDNPADLVSRGMLPNEFISNTLWMHGPPWLREDEEDWPKQSHQLPPQEDVLERRKTVLVSQVSSELNPLFERYSSYWRLIRITAYLRRFISRCRSNNQQQETFLTTHELTEAKETLVKLVQQETFAEEIKQLNRKGPLPKKFPLKNGHPIIDEKGILRLGGRLHHSNESYQTKHPIVLPNKHPFTRLVAAHVHSLCFHAGPRMTLATIRREFWPISGKTLANHVCRKCVKCFRQNPVPVAQPLGQLPQARTVPSRPFSTTGVDFCGPVYLKPVHRKAAPQKVYIAVYICFATKAVHLEVVCDLSTDAFIASLRQFIARRGIPEEIRSDNGTNFQGAKTKLNEMYRIFNSKQSSTNAAAKVSLGDSSPHERQTLAGYGKRR from the exons ATGGACTTTCTGGTACTGGGGCAGGTCACAGCTGATCAGCCATCCTCTTCTCTTCCACTGACAAATTGGGCACCGCCATCCGGCATGCAATTGGCAGATCCCGAATTCAACGTGTCAGGACCGATAGATCTGGTACTTGGGTCGCAATACTTCTACGATTTCCATATACTCGATGGTGGCCGGATTCAAATTCGCAAGCTCGACAGTGCTCTTCCAGCTTTCGTCAATACCGTCTTTGGTTGGGTAGCTGCTGGAGAATCCGAATGGCCTGAAAACAAAACGGTGGTTAATTGTCATCTAGCAACTACAGAAACTCTCGACTCGACAATGCAGAAATTTTGGGCGATCGAAGAGATGATGGAAAAACCAATACGATCCCAAGAGGAAGAAGACTGCGAGCAACACTTCCAAGCAACAATCGATCGTGACTCTACCGGTCGATACATAGCACAGTATCCGAAGAAGATTGGTTTCCACGAGAAGATCGGCGATTCTAGGAACACGGCTTTGCGACGATTCGATCAACTGGAGAGGAG AGACCAGTTCAACAACAAAG GTCCGGTCATCCAAGACGATTTGTTGGACCTCATTATCCGATTTCGAAAGCACACCGTAGCATTGGTGGCGGATGTGGCTAAAATGTATCGCCAAGTGCGTATTCATCCCCTCCAAC AGCAGAAGGTGAAGACGCTAGGAGTGGCATGGGAGACGGGAACGGACTGTTTACGCATCGAcatacctacactaagggaggAAGAGCACTGGACGAAGAGACTAATCTTTTCAACGATCGCTCAACTGTACGACCCTCTCGGATTAGTTTCTCCGGTTGTGGCATGGGCGAAAATACAGATGCAACATCTTTGGTTGGTGTCTGTTGGCTGGGACGACAAGATCCCATACGAGATTTGTGGAAACTGGAAGGATTTCTATGAGCAGCTTCCACTGCTGCAAAGCTTCAAGGTCCCACGTTGCGTTTTCGTCCCACAATCAACGAATTTCCACTTCCATGTATTCTGCGATGCATCGGAAGCCGGATACGGGGCGTGCATCTACGCGCGATCTACCAATGGGGAAGGTGAACACATCTTGCAGCTAATCGCTTCCAAATCGCGGGTAGCACCAATCAAACGGCTCAGTTTGCCACGTCTCGAGCTGTGTGCAGCATTATTAGGGGCAAAACTCTACGCCAGGGTCTCCGCAGCATTAAGGATGGAAGGCACTCCTTGTCATTTCTGGTCAGATTCTACGGTCACTTTGCACTGGATTCAATCTCCCCCGAATACTTGGCAAACCTTTGTTGGTAACCGTACATCTGAAATTCAGCTCCTAACACACGGACATAAGTGGGCACATGTAAAAGGGACTGATAACCCAGCCGATCTTGTGTCACGCGGCATGTTACCAAACGAATTCATCAGCAACACGCTTTGGATGCATGGTCCACCCTGGTTGagagaagatgaagaagactGGCCAAAACAATCCCATCAGCTTCCACCCCAAGAAGACGTTCTCGAGCGAAGAAAAACGGTTTTGGTATCACAAGTATCGTCCGAATTGAACCCACTTTTTGAACGATATTCTTCCTATTGGCGCTTGATAAGGATTACTGCATACCTGCGCCGGTTTATCAGTCGATGTCGTTCAAACAATCAGCAACAGGAAACATTCCTAACCACACATGAACTGACAGAAGCGAAGGAAACCCTAGTGAAACTGGTGCAGCAGGAAACatttgctgaagaaataaaGCAACTGAATCGAAAAGGTCCGTTACCAAAGAAGTTCCCACTCAAAAATGGTCACCCTATCATCGATGAGAAAGGCATCCTCCGTCTTGGTGGCCGGCTTCACCATTCCAACGAAAGCTACCAGACCAAACACCCAATAGTTCTCCCGAACAAGCACCCGTTCACTCGCCTCGTTGCCGCTCATGTTCACTCACTCTGTTTTCATGCTGGTCCTCGCATGACTTTGGCGACTATCCGTCGTGAATTCTGGCCAATTAGCGGTAAAACTCTTGCCAACCATGTGTGTCGAAAATGCGTCAAATGTTTTCGACAAAACCCTGTCCCTGTAGCCCAACCTCTTGGCCAACTCCCACAAGCACGAACCGTTCCTAGTCGCCCATTCTCTACAACTGGTGTAGATTTTTGCGGGCCTGTATACCTGAAACCAGTTCACCGTAAAGCAGCCCCACAGAAAGTATACATCGCGGTCTACATCTGTTTTGCCACCAAGGCAGTTCACCTAGAAGTGGTGTGCGATCTATCGACCGATGCCTTCATCGCCTCCCTTCGACAATTCATCGCTCGACGTGGAATTCCGGAAGAGATCCGGTCTGATAACGGCACAAACTTCCAAGGCGCGAAGACCAAGCTCAACGAAATGTACCGCATCTTCAACAGCAAGCAATCTTCAACGAATGCAGCAGCCAAGGTATCACTTGGCGATTCATCCCCCCACGAGCGCCAAACTTTGGCGGGTTATGGGAAGCGGCGGTGA